From the Lolium rigidum isolate FL_2022 chromosome 2, APGP_CSIRO_Lrig_0.1, whole genome shotgun sequence genome, one window contains:
- the LOC124686506 gene encoding F-box protein At5g07610-like yields MRCFASIFGQQIDPSLDFMPQDYEFELVDSCMGLLLCRCNKTPSSSDVFNYVVCNPATKSWLDLPPSPTSRRTAICMARLGFDPAVSPEFYVFEFLDMGEVLEVSGVNIFSSAMTSWTYQNSGWDKVIGLQIDSRSIFIHGRIHLITQLSELVSVDTRGESWTVFSNLTVEFIGLSQGHLHCVTANTADVAVLCLEEYDTKTWVSKLHLAKGQLSENSAENWKIIGIHPDFDFLYLASIDDSKIASYSIKFHELKHIVDLDEGAQGQYFSYVPIFSENLQDLECRHSIDGSICRNTSETIRSA; encoded by the exons ATGCGCTGCTTTGCCAGCATCTTTGGGCAGCAGATTGATCCTAGCCTGGATTTCATGCCACAGGATTATGAGTTCGAGCTAGTAGACAGCTGCATGGGCCTTCTTCTTTGTCGTTGCAACAAGACACCATCCTCTTCTGATGTGTTCAACTATGTAGTTTGCAATCCTGCAACAAAAAGTTGGTTAGATTTGCCCCCAAGCCCTACTAGCCGGAGAACTGCTATTTGCATGGCCCGTTTGGGTTTTGACCCTGCAGTCTCACCAGAATTTTATGTATTTGAATTCCTGGATATGGGTGAGGTCCTAGAAGTGTCTGGGGTAAACATCTTCTCATCTGCAATGACAAGCTGGACGTATCAAAACAGTGGGTGGGATAAGGTTATTGGTCTGCAAATTGATTCCAGAAGTATATTCATTCATGGAAGAATCCATCTGATTACACAGTTATCTGAGTTAGTTTCAGTAGACACCAGAGGGGAGTCTTGGACTGTATTCAGTAATTTGACTGTTGAGTTCATTGGGCTGTCACAAGGGCACTTACACTGTGTCACGGCAAATACAGCTGATGTTGCCGTTCTTTGTCTGGAGGAATATGACACCAAGACATGGGTTTCCAAACTTCATCTTGCCAAGGGACAGTTGTCTGAAAACAGTGCAGAGAATTGGAAAATAATTGGGATACATCCAGATTTCGACTTTCTTTATCTTGCCAGTATAGATGACAGTAAAATTGCATCCTACAGCATCAAGTTCCACGAATTGAAGCACATTGTTGACCTTGATGAAGGTGCCCAAGGGCAGTACTTTTCTTATGTTCCGATCTTCTCAGAGAATCTACAAG ATCTTGAATGTAGACATTCGATAGATGGGAGCATTTGCAGGAACACATCAGAGACTATAAGATCAGCCTGA
- the LOC124686507 gene encoding protein RGF1 INDUCIBLE TRANSCRIPTION FACTOR 1-like: MGMRVPGWVGGLVEESFFVGCEAHESRKKNEKNIFCLACCTSICPHCAPAHRHHPLLQVRRYVYNDVVRLGDLEKLIDCSYVQPYTINSAKVIFLKPRPQSRPFKGTGNVCLTCDRILQEPFHFCCLSCKVDHVVDQGGDLSNILLYRAGDGLPFPRFENLHVGDADSGQVTPNSILEDPVHHHNGYGYGGGGSGGSSDNAGNGDGGGETVVKRKKGGGFFPKIVLSLGNRRKGAPHRSPLA; encoded by the exons ATGGGGATGAGGGTGCCGGGGTGGGTTGGGGGCCTGGTGGAGGAGAGCTTCTTCGTGGGGTGCGAGGCGCACGAGAGCCGCAAGAAGAACGAGAAGAACATCTTCTGTCTCGCCTGCTGCACCAGCATCTGCCCGCACTGCGCCCCCGCTCACCGCCACCATCCCCTCCTCCAG GTGCGGCGATACGTGTACAATGACGTCGTCCGCCTGGGTGACCTCGAGAAGCTAATCGACTGCTCCTATGTCCAG CCCTACACGATCAACAGCGCCAAGGTGATCTTCCTCAAGCCCAGGCCCCAGTCCAGGCCGTTCAAGGGAACCGGCAACGTCTGCCTCACATGTGACAGGATCCTCCAGGAGCCCTTCCACTTCTGCTGCCTCTCCTGCAAG GTGGACCATGTCGTGGACCAGGGAGGGGACCTCTCCAACATCCTGCTCTACCGCGCCGGCGACGGTCTACCCTTCCCGCGCTTTGAGAACCTCCATGTCGGCGATGCCGACTCGGGCCAGGTCACGCCAAACTCGATCCTCGAGGACCCGGTGCATCACCacaatggctatggctatggtggtggtggcagcggcGGGTCGAGCGATAATGCAGGTAATGGCGATGGTGGTGGCGAGACGGTGGTGAAGAGGAAGAAAGGAGGTGGGTTCTTCCCCAAGATTGTGCTGTCACTGGGCAACAGGAGGAAAGGTGCACCCCACCGATCCCCTCTAGCCTGA